aTCTGAGTGATTTCCAATTTGGGGGCTGCTACACATTATGCTGTTGTGAATTTCTAGCACGTTCCCTAAGGAGAGCAAATGTACATGGTTCTGTTGGGTGTGGGATTGTTAGGTTATGGGGTAAGCACTTAGCAGGTTTCCCCTTTAGTGGACCCTACCAGCCAGTCTTCCAAAGCAACTGTATTAAGTTGCATCCCTACTGACAATGTATGAGAATTCTGGTGTCTCCATAGGCACCCCAGCCTTCTCCCTCTGTCTAGATAAGCTTGTGTGGAGGAAGTGTGGGATCTGGAGTGGACATCTCTGCACACCTCTCAGCCCTCGGAGCGGGTAAGTGTATGGGCAACACGAGTGGGTGAGCAGGAGCCAGAAGGAGGAAGATTCCATCCCACCAGCATGTCTCAGTGAGCCCTTCAGCGCGGGTATCTGCTGGATGGACAGCCTCAGTTCCTGGGCTCTGAACAGTCACCatgctgagcacttactgtgggcCTGGCACTTTCCTCCatactggggatacagcagtgaagagACAGACGACATCCCCGTGCTAATGACTCTTATGCTctagtgggggtggggagagagtaaataaatacatgtcaCGTGGTGAAAGtttgataaagaaaaatacaacagGGTAAGAAAGTACAGGGAGGGATGCTGGTTTAAAGTGGGTGATCaccgtatcacctcacacctgtcggaatggctatgatcaaaaagtGAGGATGCGGGGAGaaggtgggagtgtaaattggtgcagacactatggaaacaatgtggaggttctttaaaaaattaaaaatagacttatttttaattccacttctgggtatacagtatatccaaaagaaatgaaagtgctGTCTCAAAGAGATAACTGTActctcatgttcactgcagcattattcacggtAGCCAACACatagaaacaacttaagtgttcatcaacaaaagaatggataaagaaaacgtaggggggcttccctggtagcacagtggttgagaatctgcctgccaatgcaggggacacgggttcgagccctggtctgggaagatcccacatgccgcggagcaagtaggcccgtgagccacaactactgagcctgcgcgtctggagcctgtgctccgcaacaagagaggccgcgatagtgagaggcctgcgcaccgcgatgtagagtggcccccgcttggcgcaactagagaaagccctcgcagagaaacgaagacccaacacagccaaaaataaataaaattaattaaaaaaaaaaaaagaaaagaaaacgtggggagggacttccctggcagtccagtggttaagactctgcacttccactgcaggggcgcaggttcaatccctggtcggggaacgaagatccaACGTGCCTCACTGcgtagccaaaaagaaaaaaaatgtgaggaatgtgatatatacacacacacaatggaatgttattcagccataaaaaagaaggaaaccctgccttTTGCTACAACATaggtggaccttgagggcattatactaagccaagtaagtcagacagaaaaagacaaatattgcgtGTTTGCACTTATACACAGAGTCCAAAAAAGTCGAacttatagaaacagagtagaatactggttgccaggggctggggagtgggagaaATTGGGAGATGCAGGTCAAACGTTACACACTCCCAGctctaagatgaataagttctggggaatctcatatacagcatggtgactataattaataattaacaatactgtattaacaacttaaaagttgttaagagagtagactTTAAAAATCATCACCACACACATTCCCCAAAAATTGTCACTatgtgaggggatggaggtgttaactaacctcattttttggtttgtttgtttttaatttacttcatTTGTCCCcagttttcttgagatataattgacatacatcactgtagaagtttaagatgtacaacataatgtttTGGCTtacctatattgtgaaatgattactataataagtttatttagtatccatcacctcataaaggtacaagaaaaagaaaaaggaaaaaaatgttttgtccttgtgatgagaactctcaggatcTACTGTCTTAACTACTTTCCTACACATCACACAGCAGTGTTAGCCCTGTTCATTatgttgtgcattacatccctagtgcttatcttataactagaagtttgtaccttttttttaacatctttattggcgtataattgctttacaatggtgtgttagtttctgctttataacagtgaatcagttatacatatacatatgttcccatatctcttccctcttgcgtctccctccctcccagcctccctatcccacccctctaggtggtcacaaagcaccgagctgatctccctgtgctatgcggctgcttcccactagctatctattttacatttggtagtgtatatatgtccatgccactgtctcactttgtcccagcttacccttccccctccccgtgtcctcaagtccattctctagtaggtctgtgtctttattcccgtcttacccctaggttctttatgacatttttttttcttagattccatatatgtgttagcatatggtatttgtctttctctttctgacttacttcactctgtatgacagactctaggtccatccacctcactacaaataactcaatttcttttccttttatggctgagtaatattgcattgtatatatgtgccacatcttctttatctattcatccgatgatggacacttaggttgcttccatctcctggctattataaatagagctacaatgaacattttggtacatgactctttttgaattatggttttctcagggtatatgcccagtagtgggattgctgggtcatacagtagttctatttgtagttttttaaggaacctccatactgttctccacagtggctgtaccaattcacattcccaccaacagtgcaagagtgttcccttttctccacaccctctccagcatttattgtttctagattttttgatgatggccattctgaccggtgtgaggtgacacctcattgtagttttgatttgcatttctctaatgattagtgatgttgagcatctttcatgtgtttgttggcaatctgtatatctcctttggagaaatgtctatttaggtcttctgcccatttttggattgggttgtttgtttttttgttattgagctgcatgagctgcttgtaaattttggagattaatcctttgtcagttgcttcatttgcaaatattttctcccattctgagggttgtcttctggtcttatttatggtttcctttgctgtgcaaaagcttttaagtttcattaggttccatttgtttatttttgtttttatttccatttctctaggaggtgggtcaaaaaggatcttgctgtgatttatgtcatagagtgttctgcctatgttttcttctaagagtttgatagtttctggccttacatttaggtcttaactaaccttattgtggtaatcgttttgcaacatatacatgtatcaaatcatcacattttacatcttaaacttacatgtgttatatgtcaatactatctcaataaaactgggaaaaaataaaataaagtgagtgGTTAGAGGAGTGATAAGGTGATTTTGAGCAGAAACCAGAAATGAGGGAACAAACCATTAGAAAAGAGAGCTCCAGATACTGGGAGACAGTCagggcaaaggccctgtggtgggtgGGTGCTTGGCACATTCAAGGCACAGTAAGAAGCAAGTGGGAGGAGGAGTAAGGAATGCTAGGAGAGGATTAGCGGGGACATGATTGGGTAGGACTCACCCCCACGGATGCTCAAAGACAACCACAAACCCAACCCTTACACACATATACGTTCATATATAGGGTTGAGGCTTGGGGTGATTGTTGTTGTTTATAAGAAtagggtcagggcttccctggtggtgcagtggttgagagtccacctgccgatgcaggggacacgggttcgtgccccggtccgggaagatcccacgtgccgcggagcagctgggcccgtgtgagaggcccacgtacagcaaaaaaaaaaaaaaaaaaaaagaaagagtcatGCATATATTAAAACTAGCCTTTCTCACTTAACAACATACCACAGGCATCTTTAAAGTCCCTAACATGGACCAGGGgtaggcaaactttttctgtgaagaaCCAACTAGTGtatatcttaggctttgtgggcaGTCTCTGCTACTCAATATCGCTGTTGTGGCTTAAGAGCAGACACTAGGTAAGTAAGAGGGTGTGGCGGTGCTCTAAcagaactttatttacaaaacccgAAAGCAGGCCTGATTTGGTCTGGGGCCATAGCTTGCCACAGTCATTGCACTCCACCCTCTTGAGTTGCCATGTTTTCCCAAAATCCGTTCAAATTGACAGCCTCTGGAATGATAAATTTTTCAAACATAAGACAGCCTATCAGAATCCAGCTTACAATGCTGGGAAATACTTTTGGTTTCCAAAAGTAAGTATACCCACTGGATTGAAAATCACAACTATGCCCTGCTCCAGACTGTGCTTTACAATCTGGGTAATTATGGATTTGAAGTTATTAACTCTCTTCCGTATCAGATTGaggctcctctccctctctttctgacACACTCCTGTCAGCACTCCACAACTTTCAAATGAGCAGTGACCTGTATCTGCCACCATGTTTATAGACACTTCAGACACCGCCACATGCTGTACATCCATCATCTCTCCTTTGAGTTGTTCTTCCAAAATATCAACAGAGGTGAGTTAGATTATCAGCAAGACTCCACAGAAAGCTGATGACCCAACACTCCCTTCAGTGATGCTACTTGAGACTGTTACCTCTTAGGCAACTCAAATTTTTTGTTAAGAGTAGTCAGTGGGTggtacttccctggcggtctagtgcttccactgcaggggacatgactgcaattcctggtcggggaactaagatcctgcatgctgctgtgcgaccaaaaaaaaaaaaagagtcgtcACTGGGCTCTGGAGAAAGAGAGGTGAGAGAGTGTGGAGGACATCAGCTACATCTTTCTCTTTGGGCAAATGAACcgaaaggagagaggaggtgaCACCCCACTCCCCATATGCTTCTAAGTACCACCCCATTACCTTCCCAAAAGGAATATTCAGAGTGGCATTTCCTGGTTCACCTCTTGCCAACAATGAATTTTtgcctggcttgtgggatcttagttccccaaccagagatcaaacctgtgcGCTaaggcagtgaaagcatggagttctaaccactggacagccagggaattcccctccaACAATGAATTTGagcaaactttaaaatattgacaATTCAATGAGTGAAAAAAATGTTATCCCGTtaattcttctttccctaattacTATATGCCACACACAACTTTTTTAAGATCCACctatatattttacttacctAACTTTAAGCACAGACAGTGTAGTCTCTACCGTCAGATGCCAGTTATTAACACTCACCCTCCCCTAGTCGTAACAGCCAACAGACCCCCAgactttgccaaatgtcccttggtGGGGGCAAAATCGCCCCCTTTCAACAGAACCTGTAGAATATCAAGGTTGCCCCACTCACGAAGAGCTGGAATATACGGAGATACCTAAACAGCCAGTATTATCCCCGTGATGCCATTTCGTCTCAGCTGTGTGACACCACGCCCTCCAGctctccttcccacctctctGGTCACTTCTTCCCAGCACCTTTTCCTGAACTGAAGTTTCAGAGGACTCCAGGGTCTTCTGCTCTCCACTTATACTTATTCCTCTGTGGTTTTCATCTAGTTCTCCAGCTTTAAATGGCATCTCTAGTGATAAAACTCCAAAATGTGCGTTTCTGCAACATAGATAAGATGCTTTCCAAACCAATGGGGGAAGGGATCGCGTTGGGACAACGGACTCTCCACAGTGGGGAGAACATGAGCGTACCTCTGGGGCAGGACTGCCAGGTCTTGCTCAACTTTCTTGGGCCAGAGGCCTTGGCCCTGCTCCTTTCGTCGGCAATTACAGCGAGCGTGAGACTGCCATATACACCTCAATCTATAGGTGGCTCCAGGTGCCAGTGCTCCAAGAAAGACCCATGGAAGGAGAGGTGGACGTACAGGGAGGCGGTGAAGTGAGACCACGATGACGGCTGTGAGACCAAGAGGGACAGAAAGCCAGCAGGGCTGTGCGCGCCCGGCCGGGTCCCCACGACCTCGGAGCGCAAACCTCGTACGCTGTGGAAAAGGGTACCTAATCGACTGTGTCCGAAAGCACCTTCCCCACCAGCCGAGCGTGAGCCGAACGACCCGCGGAGAAAATTCGAGCCTCGTTTCCCGGGACCAATCAGAGACCGCGGAGGCCTATCATGACAACCTCGAGAACCAATGAAAAAAGGGATTCTCCTAGCGCCAGTCCTGGAGAGATCACACAGAGGAACGGTtcgtttttttattttaagtacaaATTAGAAAACAAGTCCGCGGCTGGAGACGGAATACGACGTTTACAAGGATGTGTGGAGAAAATTCGGTGAGCTGCTAGACCCTCACTTCCCCAAAACTTGGCGGGCGAAGAACTCGCAAGTCACCCTCGCGCCCAGCGCTCCGGCTTAAAGCGCGGGAGGGTAGGTGCAGCGCGCTGACGCCACACGCCGGGCCCCTCCCACAGCCGCCCGCCCTTATAGCGTAGCCCAGGCGCGCGCGCACCATTGTGTGGCTGGACTCGGCCGCCGCTGCGGAGGGAGGTGTGTGTCCGGGCTCTCGCCGTCCCCGCACCCGCACCGCGGCTTCTGCCTTGCGGTCCGCCGTTCGACAGCCAGCCCTCGGGCCCCTCGCCCGCCACGGACATGCCGCGCGTCTACATAGGACGCCTGAGCTACAACGTCCGGGAGAAGGACATCCAGCGCTTTTTCAGTGGCTATGGCCGCCTTCTCGAAATAGACCTTAAAAATGGGTGAGTCTAGCCTGGGTGCCCACGTCCGGCCGCAGCGCcccgggcctgtggcggcagggTAACGTCGGAAGGAGGAGACGGCCAAGGCCGCGGCGCCGCGTGGCAGGGCCGCCAAGATGGCGGCGGCGCGGGGCTGCGGGAGCGCGCGGGGGGAGCGGGGGCGCGTGCGTGCGCGCCCCCGGCCTAACGACTCCCGCCGGTCTCCCGCCCTCGCACCGCCCCTCAGGTACGGCTTCGTGGAGTTCGAGGACTCCCGCGACGCCGACGACGCCGTTTACGAGCTGAACGGCAAGGAGCTCTGCGGCGAGCGCGTGATCGTGGAGCACGCCCGGGGCCCGCGCCGCGATCGTGACGGCTACAGCTACGGAAGCCGCAGTGAGTCCCACCCCCGCGCGCTCCGCGTCCTTGGGACCCCGGGGGGCGGGCGCAGGCTTAggggggccggggtggggccTCCCAGCCGGGCAGGCGCGGTGGCCGGGGTCGTTTGACTCGGGTGTCCCCGGGGCCCGCTGCCTTCACGCCTGCCCGGTGAAGACACGGGACGCCGGAGCGCGGGGATTGGGTGGTGGGTTTTGCCTAGCCAGGGTTTGGGTGTTTGGGGGCGGGGTTGCTAAGCTGGGAGGGGGTGACGTGCTGGGCCCCTGTCAGCACTGTCGTGGGCTCTGCCTACGGAGGAAGTGAGGGATGGCTGTATTTGTTGCATGCCCCTTACTTACCTGTCAGTGCATTAGCTGGGAATGTGAATGATTTAGCCTAGAAGTTTGGGGAcaggctggggtggaggtggggtcggggcgggaaagggggtggggtttTAAGAGTAGATTTTAGTGTTATTCAAATTGGCGGGGGCCAAAGGAAATATTCTTTAGAAGTAATGTGGTAGTCTACCACAAAGTAGATTTAAATGAGCTTTATGCTGTATTTGAACTAGTTGGGGCATGTTattgggaggaggtggggggattTTTGGTTATGTTAAATGTTTGATGTTGAAATTGTTGCATGTTGAATTCAAACTTTTTAACAAGTCCTTGATGTTTCAATTTGAAAGTGACCAATGGGGCTGAGGCTGTGTCCACTGAGGCTAAGATGACTGCCTTTCCTGATTGGCCTTGGCTTTTCCATACATTGTGTGACCCTTGCCCTATGACCCTTTGGCTGACCTTACCGGAAGCCATGACGACAGCAGCCTTTTGCCATTAGACGCAGGGTGATGGTGAGGATTCCAAGGGTTAGACAAAACTGGTTAATCTGAACTAGGTGACTGTTACCTTGCGTGTTTTGTGGCCAAACCACCACCAAAAACCTCACACTGTGATGTAAGTACTTAGTGTAACTagtaaacatttttgtaaaatgtagaAATGCATGTAATCagttaagttttatattttacaatgttctgtaaaataaaacttaGCGAGGTAAATTGAATAAAGGAGCAGTCACTTTCTAACAGAATGTAGGAGAGTTTAGTTGGATTTAGTCTATTTGACTTGCCCTTAATTTAATTTATGGCAAATCACAACTGTATCAAAGGTTTAGCAATATAGTAGCAAAGTCCTACTCCAGTAAATAAAAGTTGATATGTTTGTACTAACTTTCAAAAACTTGTATCCCTATCACTACAAAGCATCTAATTGTTCTCTTCATGTGATAAAGGTGGTGGAGGTGGATACAGCAGTCGGAGAACCTCTGGCAGAGACAAATATGGACCACCTGTACGCACAGAATTCAGGCTTATTGTAGAAAATCTTTCTAGTCGTTGCAGTTGGCAAGATTTAAAGGTGAGTGCTATAATGTGAGGTAAAAAAGATATGACTAATGGTTAAAAGGTAGGGTTTTGTATTGCTCTTTCGTTTCTGAGGATTGGATTTAGTGcatagttgttttttctttagatttttggGTCTGATGTGTCTTGTTGCTCTTTTTAGGATTTCATGAGACAAGCAGGTGAAGTAACCTATGCGGATGCTCACAAAGAACGCACAAATGAAGGCGTCATTGAGTTTCGCTCCTACTCTGACATGAAGCGTGCTTTGGATAAGCTGGATGGTACGGAAATCAATGGGAGAAATATTAGACTAATTGAAGATAAACCACGAACAAGCCACAGGCGGTCTTATTCTGGAAGCAGATCAAGGTAACTTATTGAAGAATATGGAGAAGGGAGGAAACAGTATTtgccacaaataaagaaaaattcaatCAGCAGTATTTCAATTGCTGCTTAATTGAAATTAGGTCAGTTCTTAGTTTCTTTTGTTGCATCATTGGAGCAATTGTTGGTTAGTCTATTTTTCATAAATGGTACAAACATTCACATCAAGATGTCTTGAGATAAAGATTTATTGTCGCGTTTCTTGTTACAGGTCACGGTCTAGAAGAAGGTCACGAAGTAGGAGTCGTAGGAGCAGCCGCAGTAGATCTCGAAGTATCTCAAAAAGTCGCTCCCGGTAAATGTGTTCTTGAGTGTTTTTCTGAATTACATACTTTATAGAGTGCTTATGTGTTTGGCAaggtactgaaaaaaaaatctggcttttATTGTCTAGATCCAGGTCTCGGAGCAAAGGTCGATCACGTTCTCGTTCAAAAGGCAGGAAATCTAGATCAAAAAGCAAATCTAAACCTAAGTCTGATCGAGGCTCCCGTTCGCGCTCTCGGAGCAGATCGAAGGATGAATATGAGAAATCTCGAAGCAGGTCTCGTTCTCGATCTCGTTCCCccaaagaaaatgggaaaggtGATATAAAGTCAAAATCCAGATCAAGGAGCCAGTCTCGTTCCAATTCACCCCTACCTGCTCCACCCTCAAAGGCCCGTTCTGTGTCCCCTCCACCAAAAAGAGCTTCAAGATCCCGTTCTAGATCTCATTCAAAGTCAAGGTCACGATCCAGATCGAGTTCCAGAGATTAACCCAGAACTCTACATTCTTTGCACACTATTACGGAACACTTTCCTACTTGCTTAGGCAGTTACTCTTCCACGTTTGTACTTGGCCTCTTCTGCAAGAAGAGTCCCCCGAAAACAGGGGCATACAAAAATTGGATTTGTagccaaatttgatgaaaaagatGAGATTCTAAAGAAATGGCATGAAGTCAAAGATCTTCTCCCTTTGTAGAATTAAGATAACTTTGATTTTATAGCTTTTGAGCTAAAATAACTTTTGTAAAGATTAAgctcatttagatttttttttaagtatttcagCAGCATCTGCTGCAGGGGTTTCTGtcattgttatatttgtttgcttaattttaaattaaccGTTTCAAGCTTTGAACACTTAAGGCTTTAGAGGGAGAACCCAATTTCCAATTATGTTGGCTTTTTATAAAGCTTGAGTTATGTAAGATTTCAATAAAAGTTTGCTACCAAGATGATTGCCTTATTGAATAGGTCACTCTTAAATTCCTTCAAATATTGATTATCTGCTATCTGTGGAAGTAATGTAAATTCTACTTAAGTGTAAAACAAGGCAAGTCTCAGACCAGCAATAAATTATTCAATTTGGATAACATTATTTTGTCCTGTTATTCAAATTTGCCAAAGTCATATTGGCCCCCTAAACaggttaagttaaaaaaagattttatagtCGATCTGTTATACAGTTTTGCCtaaattaatagattttttaaataatgaaacctTTTTCAAACTTAAATTGATTGAACTCTTCAAAAAATAGTTCCTGTTGTTTGGGATCTTATCTAGCCTGGTAATCCCACTTTCTGGAAGTGGTCATTGTAATTAGTGTTTTGTTAGAAAAAGGTTCCGTGGTCTTTAATGTTTGTTATGTAAAAATGGGAGTAACCTTTCTTTGATCAGAAATTTGGTGTGTTAttcaaaatggaaaagcaaatatttcattttctactgAAACATCCTTAACAGGCACTTAAAACAGATCGCTTGATAAATCAGTTTTACTGATTAAAGTAAAATTCCACCTAATAAGTCAGTCCCCTTTAGTTAGTGGGGTTCTGTGATAATTGGTTAGATCATCCTTGTAGAACTTTATGTGGTTGgcttggaaaaaatttaaatgggttAACCCTAAACTTTTGTACTTCGTCATGAAGGGTAATGAATACTGTGGAAACCAAATTTTATAATACTGCAAATTTGTAGGAGTTACTGGGTTACCAATTAGTCCATACATCCGTTAAGCCTAGTTAGTTGGGATTGCAGTTTGAGAAATGAAttaccttatatatatatatctttctccaGATTCTTTAAATAAGGTAATTTCATTAAAAGCACTCATTAATCttagtctgaaatcaagatgtagGTTATATGGCTCAGCTTTAACATCTTCCTGGGAGCTGTCAATCTATATAAGGTGTTACGGGCTGGGTAGTGTTAGGGTGTGGTGGGTACCACTCATTGTGCTGCAGGGGGAACTAGAAAGCATCATAATCTAGAGTTGGTTTGTAGGTTCAGATAATCCAGAAGGCAAGCCTAATCAAATTGAGACTGTGTGGAAAAGATTGAGTCAAAGATCTAGATGCCAAAGTGACACTGTAACTGCTAGTGTTTGCTCATGTAAAAAGACTTGTTCTAATAATTACTGGGCTTCCTGTTATGAAATCTTAGAACCTAATCTTAGGAACATAGTGCCCCAGAAGGTTGATGCTTCTTCCAAGACCTTATTTTCTTTaatgcttttgatattttttttttagatgttcaTAAGAAATatggtttgtttggggttttttttcaatataaactTCAGATTTTGAGAGAAGAAACTGGTATCTGTAATTATAGTTCATTGATTTGCCTGTTTGAAGGAACAAAAGTTAGGACTCTTACATGAGGAAGCAAGCCTCCACTGCCTTTCAAATTACATTTAAGGACAAGTTACTTTTAAGAATTGGCTTTGACCAAAGTTCTCTTGTTTTCAGCGGAAgaacaaaagcttttaaaacCACAGCCTGTTAAAATGAAAGAGGGGAGTACTACAATGTGAAATTAGGCTTTCTAAAAGTATGCAGCATCCTTCAACTGGGCTTTCTTGTGTCGATATTCCATCGCATGGTAGTCAGGTTTGTTTGCATTGTTAgctccccgccaccccccccaccccgtgggtAATTGTATAGCTAAATGTCTGCACCATAAGAATTCAGCAGCAAAGGCCAACTTATTAAAATTCTGGTTCCTATCCCACACCTGTGAACCTACATCATTGGATGTGCTAAACCACTGTATTTATAACACTGGCCCAACTTGACCAGTGAAATGTTTAGTTCCTTGCTAACTTTGAAGTAGAATCTGAGTCTCTACAACTTGCCACATGTTCATCTGTGGCTAGATGGAGTATTAACCTGGTGGAGAGCAAACTAGAAGTGAATGATAACTGGATCCCCCTTTCTTTTATGTGATAGCGTGTGGACATGCCATAGTGCCTTTATGGCCAGTTCCAGTCCTTCCTGCTCCTGTGACTTAATGTTCCACTCCTGTGTTGTTACCATCTTTTCTCTTCGTATCTTCTTTCTCCCACTTTGTTAACCTGCTTTGTGCTTtattacttcaataaaatgttcaCTGAGGGAAAGGtttgttttgagtttattgtgTATTCCCACTTAGCGCCACATATTTGGCAGATGGTTGTTTGAATTTGAGTTGCCGTTGGCAAGTTTCATTCCTGATTTGAGTATGAGAAAAGGTCTTGTTTTCAGCTCCTCAGAAACATGAGGTTAGGATCAACATAGTAGATGGTTTAACTGGGGCAAGTACTTAACATCGTGCTTCAGTGTCATCTGCAAAGTGGTAGGGATAACCCCTCATGGGTGGTGAAGATGAAAGGTTAATATGTGagaagtacttagaacagtaccATAATAAGTAACTATGCTGCTACGAAGGACTAAACATGCTAAGTCTCTGCTATTGTCCTGCTTTAGTTTTCACACAGAATTTACCCATTGTTACCTTGTAGCAGTTTGAACATTTTCTGTGACAATTACTCAGATAAACTAGGGAGCTCAGTCATCTTTTCCCAcctaatttcacttttatttacatTGCTTTCAGAAAGCATTGTTTTCTACCTTCATCCAGGTTTTGTGGTTGTACACAAATCTTGTGGAATGTTTTAAGTTCCtgattttttaattgcaaaagtaGTATGTCCTTGGAATATAAAGTATCGCTCTTTTAGAGCCCACTTACTAAGGTAGCTGCTTCTAACACAGTGTATTTGCCCAGACTTCTCCAGTCGTAATTCCTGTGTGCTTCAGTAAGCTATTCATACCATGAGTGTGTTCTGcgacttgctttttcttttttggccaagctgtgcggcttgtgggatctcagtttcccaatcagggatcgaacccgcagcctcagcagtgaaagcgagg
This region of Phocoena phocoena chromosome 15, mPhoPho1.1, whole genome shotgun sequence genomic DNA includes:
- the SRSF6 gene encoding serine/arginine-rich splicing factor 6 — protein: MPRVYIGRLSYNVREKDIQRFFSGYGRLLEIDLKNGYGFVEFEDSRDADDAVYELNGKELCGERVIVEHARGPRRDRDGYSYGSRSGGGGYSSRRTSGRDKYGPPVRTEFRLIVENLSSRCSWQDLKDFMRQAGEVTYADAHKERTNEGVIEFRSYSDMKRALDKLDGTEINGRNIRLIEDKPRTSHRRSYSGSRSRSRSRRRSRSRSRRSSRSRSRSISKSRSRSRSRSKGRSRSRSKGRKSRSKSKSKPKSDRGSRSRSRSRSKDEYEKSRSRSRSRSRSPKENGKGDIKSKSRSRSQSRSNSPLPAPPSKARSVSPPPKRASRSRSRSHSKSRSRSRSSSRD